The following are from one region of the Sphingobium sp. TKS genome:
- a CDS encoding TetR/AcrR family transcriptional regulator yields MKLMPHADWNEIVATDQSGSVQKIMDGTLRAINSIGARRLSMSDISESSGVSRGTLYRYFASKEEVLAAFSEYICSSFEKGIVESGESIVEPIERFRAVMRFYGRFTIERSPEGIFEVEPAFHLNFLRSHFGRHKAAVQRALDPVLDYFDMLIDSRINRDAFCDTMVRLQLSTLIIPATPEWLAIWNSAPDRLCEWALQIAGHHSEHKKG; encoded by the coding sequence ATGAAACTGATGCCGCACGCCGACTGGAACGAAATCGTCGCCACCGATCAATCGGGCAGCGTCCAGAAGATCATGGACGGCACGTTGCGCGCGATCAACTCTATTGGCGCGCGCCGCCTGTCGATGAGCGACATCAGCGAGAGCAGCGGCGTCTCGCGCGGCACGCTCTACCGCTATTTCGCCTCCAAGGAGGAAGTGCTGGCGGCCTTCAGCGAATATATCTGCAGCAGCTTCGAAAAGGGCATTGTGGAATCGGGCGAAAGCATTGTTGAGCCGATCGAGCGCTTCCGCGCGGTGATGCGTTTTTACGGCCGCTTCACGATCGAACGCTCGCCCGAAGGCATTTTCGAGGTCGAACCGGCCTTCCATCTCAATTTCCTGCGCAGCCATTTCGGTCGCCATAAGGCCGCGGTCCAGCGTGCGCTGGATCCGGTACTCGACTATTTCGACATGCTCATCGACAGCCGGATCAACCGGGACGCGTTCTGCGACACGATGGTCCGCCTGCAACTGAGCACTCTCATCATTCCCGCCACTCCGGAGTGGCTGGCGATCTGGAACAGCGCGCCCGATCGGTTGTGCGAATGGGCATTGCAGATCGCCGGGCACCATAGCGAACATAAGAAAGGATGA
- a CDS encoding acyl-CoA dehydrogenase family protein, translating to MDFELPEEYRSFRDMVRRWVDKEVPKDWARALEKDEHHYPFALWDKFTEAGFHGVGISEDYGGQGGDVVMQMLLARELARSLGGLAWIWGITSFAGSKSIGLYGSAEQKAKYLPLIATGQLKAAIAFTEPGGGTDLLGAMATTADRVDGGWKLNGEKIWSSSAHVADYLLVIARSDRTVEKKHQGLTLFWVPTNTQGVKITPLAKLGMRSMGSCSVHFEDAFVADEHVLGEADKAWYMLLPTLNNERIMVGAFCLGVIDGVLEDALDYMKQRKAFGGIIGRFQSLQHYIADIATMQKTTELMLHYCADKQSRGENVGVEANMLKLMASENANAAADMGIQILGGMGYSAETDMQRYWRDSRLWRIGPITNEMVRNGIAESLGLPRSF from the coding sequence ATGGATTTCGAACTGCCCGAAGAATATCGTTCCTTCCGCGACATGGTGCGCCGCTGGGTGGACAAGGAAGTGCCCAAGGACTGGGCGCGCGCACTGGAGAAGGACGAGCATCACTATCCCTTCGCCCTTTGGGACAAGTTCACCGAAGCGGGTTTCCACGGCGTCGGCATATCGGAAGACTATGGCGGGCAGGGCGGCGACGTCGTCATGCAGATGCTACTGGCGCGGGAACTGGCCCGGTCGCTGGGCGGGCTGGCGTGGATATGGGGCATCACCAGCTTCGCCGGGTCCAAATCCATCGGGCTTTATGGGTCGGCCGAACAGAAAGCGAAATATCTGCCACTGATCGCGACAGGCCAGTTGAAGGCCGCAATCGCCTTTACCGAGCCGGGCGGCGGCACGGACCTGCTGGGCGCGATGGCCACCACCGCGGATCGGGTCGATGGCGGGTGGAAGCTCAATGGCGAGAAGATCTGGTCTTCCTCCGCGCATGTCGCCGACTATCTGCTGGTGATTGCGCGCAGCGACAGGACCGTCGAGAAGAAGCATCAGGGCCTGACCCTCTTCTGGGTGCCGACAAATACGCAGGGCGTGAAGATCACGCCGCTGGCCAAGCTTGGCATGCGATCGATGGGCAGCTGCTCCGTTCATTTCGAGGATGCGTTCGTCGCGGACGAGCATGTTCTGGGTGAAGCGGACAAGGCCTGGTACATGCTGCTGCCCACGCTCAACAATGAGCGCATCATGGTAGGCGCCTTCTGCCTGGGCGTCATCGACGGCGTGCTGGAAGACGCGCTCGACTATATGAAGCAGCGCAAGGCCTTTGGCGGGATCATCGGCCGGTTCCAGAGCTTGCAACATTATATCGCCGACATCGCGACCATGCAGAAGACGACCGAACTGATGCTGCATTACTGCGCCGACAAGCAGAGCCGGGGCGAGAATGTCGGCGTCGAGGCCAATATGCTCAAGCTCATGGCGTCCGAAAACGCCAATGCCGCAGCCGATATGGGCATCCAGATATTGGGCGGCATGGGCTATTCGGCGGAAACCGACATGCAGCGCTACTGGCGCGACAGCCGCCTGTGGCGCATTGGCCCCATCACCAACGAAATGGTGCGCAATGGCATTGCGGAGAGCCTCGGCCTGCCGCGATCCTTCTGA
- a CDS encoding acyl-CoA dehydrogenase family protein, which yields MATAPKVDNEIQCGFAEKAVADAMVEKARGFRAFLQSEAPEGEKRRNPTPAVDKMLKEEGFLRMLLPQRLGGMGLSPTDFCRVQMEIAKGDPAISWVIQIVNGTSWITSLAPDGVQDAVFGGSPQSVCGAYNPPGKARKVDGGWIINGKWPYMSGSRQSNWAQQGVVLEGYDGPVVPGISMCYLPMDSMTIEDTWFVSGMQGTGSDTAVAKDVFIPDAQMVLMDERAGQIDRTKRHFGAPSDLLPAVPVVRTTGIAQLIGAVEAMLEIVTAEAPKKPVLTTIIGPRTSSGAYMRDLGEAAAMIDTAKLILFDLTAKLDRVGLGEEFTLAEKARQRAGGAQMIELVHGASESLMFQAGSSGFALDKPINRYWRDISMALRHIQNIPTIGYEIYGRNLTGADPISPPGAY from the coding sequence ATGGCTACTGCCCCCAAGGTGGATAATGAAATCCAGTGCGGCTTTGCCGAAAAGGCTGTCGCTGACGCGATGGTGGAAAAAGCGCGCGGCTTTCGCGCCTTCCTGCAAAGCGAGGCGCCCGAGGGCGAGAAGCGGCGCAATCCTACCCCCGCCGTGGACAAGATGCTGAAGGAAGAAGGATTCCTGCGTATGCTCCTGCCGCAGCGGCTGGGCGGCATGGGCCTCTCCCCCACGGATTTCTGCCGGGTGCAGATGGAAATCGCCAAGGGCGATCCCGCTATCAGCTGGGTGATCCAGATCGTCAACGGAACGAGCTGGATCACCAGCCTCGCGCCCGATGGCGTGCAGGACGCGGTGTTCGGCGGCAGTCCGCAGTCGGTCTGCGGCGCCTACAACCCTCCCGGCAAGGCGCGCAAGGTCGACGGCGGCTGGATCATCAACGGCAAATGGCCCTATATGTCCGGTTCGCGGCAGTCGAACTGGGCGCAGCAGGGCGTGGTGCTGGAAGGATATGACGGTCCCGTCGTTCCCGGCATCAGCATGTGCTATCTGCCGATGGACAGCATGACCATCGAAGACACATGGTTCGTTTCCGGCATGCAGGGCACCGGGTCCGACACGGCGGTCGCCAAGGATGTTTTCATTCCCGACGCCCAGATGGTGCTCATGGATGAGCGCGCCGGACAGATCGACCGGACGAAGCGCCATTTCGGCGCCCCCTCCGATCTGCTGCCCGCCGTGCCCGTCGTCCGCACCACCGGCATCGCCCAGCTGATCGGCGCGGTTGAGGCCATGCTGGAAATCGTCACCGCCGAGGCCCCCAAGAAGCCGGTGCTGACGACCATCATCGGCCCGCGCACCAGTTCGGGCGCCTATATGCGCGATCTGGGCGAAGCGGCAGCGATGATCGATACCGCCAAGCTGATCCTGTTCGACCTGACCGCCAAGCTGGACCGCGTCGGTCTGGGCGAGGAATTCACCCTTGCGGAGAAGGCGAGGCAGCGTGCAGGCGGCGCGCAGATGATCGAACTGGTTCATGGCGCCAGCGAATCGCTGATGTTCCAGGCCGGGTCCTCTGGCTTTGCGCTGGACAAGCCGATCAACCGCTACTGGCGCGACATTTCGATGGCGCTGCGGCATATCCAGAATATCCCGACCATCGGCTATGAAATCTATGGCCGCAACCTGACCGGCGCCGATCCGATCTCGCCGCCGGGCGCCTATTGA
- a CDS encoding SDR family NAD(P)-dependent oxidoreductase, giving the protein MRKIDLPPFDRAAFAEKYGPWAVIAGASEGTGACYAEQLAAMGIHLVLVSRRQEALDALGQRLAAEHGIEYRAITADLTEQGMGSRLVEATADLDIGLYISNAGADGAGNSFLGAPVDRSLRLLTMNAANVLEAVHGFGNRFLKRGKGGLVVMSSGAGLGGQPWLVMYSATKAFELNFVESLWAELDGQNVDIVGMAAPIMDTPTLRRATEGLGMDYSIAYDPAEVCALALASLGKEPLVIVPDGPDEGKIPQIQADRKTRLVALAEWGKAYTAAAKG; this is encoded by the coding sequence ATGCGTAAAATCGACCTTCCGCCCTTCGACCGCGCCGCTTTCGCCGAAAAATACGGTCCCTGGGCCGTCATCGCCGGCGCTTCCGAAGGGACCGGCGCCTGCTATGCGGAACAGCTCGCCGCCATGGGCATCCATCTGGTACTCGTCTCACGCCGGCAGGAGGCGCTCGATGCGCTGGGCCAACGGCTGGCGGCCGAACATGGCATCGAATATCGGGCCATCACCGCCGACCTCACCGAACAGGGCATGGGCAGCCGACTGGTCGAGGCGACCGCCGATCTCGACATCGGCCTCTATATTTCCAATGCCGGCGCCGACGGCGCGGGCAACAGCTTCCTGGGCGCACCGGTCGATCGCTCGTTGCGGCTGCTGACGATGAACGCCGCCAATGTGCTGGAGGCGGTCCATGGTTTTGGCAATCGCTTCCTGAAGCGCGGCAAGGGCGGCCTCGTCGTCATGTCATCCGGCGCGGGCCTTGGCGGGCAGCCCTGGCTTGTCATGTATTCCGCAACCAAGGCTTTCGAACTCAATTTCGTCGAATCGCTCTGGGCGGAACTGGACGGGCAGAATGTCGACATCGTCGGCATGGCCGCGCCGATCATGGACACGCCGACCCTGCGCCGCGCCACCGAGGGGCTGGGGATGGATTATTCCATTGCCTATGATCCCGCCGAGGTCTGCGCTCTTGCCCTCGCCAGCCTCGGCAAGGAACCGCTGGTGATCGTGCCCGATGGTCCGGATGAGGGGAAAATCCCGCAGATCCAGGCCGATCGCAAGACCCGCCTCGTTGCGCTGGCCGAATGGGGCAAGGCCTATACCGCCGCCGCGAAGGGCTGA
- a CDS encoding acyl-CoA dehydrogenase family protein encodes MRSEAVEKRMADKRPVAFVADPVGIAASLRSLLEDHAAACERERRIVPPVMAALRASGLFHITAPQRAGGPGHRLTTHIETVVELAKGCVGTAWAYGLLSGITGTALALPPTMTGRLFRTGEELFCSASAPSGKAVAVPGGYRVSGRWGYGSGCLHADWALNGVMIDTDRGAEQALAFLDLRDAACSIEDNWHVAGMAGSGSNMIVAQDLFVPEELILWSSRRPPAEAILAMEGLEPRDRWPMEPLFPLGVLAPMLGAATALLEGVVQAMPKRQVVGWTYAGQSGSEALVGMTGRAAMEIDSAWLHVRRAAGMLDETAQRRVLTGFDKAQLQADCGYAMELLRAAGNRLMDVAGPGAFALSSPLQRMWRDLSVGTRHNALNGQLSLELYGRAITGLPSNIALLPDITPAPVWAEPK; translated from the coding sequence ATGCGATCTGAAGCAGTGGAAAAGCGCATGGCGGACAAGCGGCCTGTGGCCTTCGTCGCTGATCCCGTGGGCATCGCCGCATCGCTGCGGTCCTTGCTGGAGGACCATGCCGCCGCCTGCGAACGCGAGCGGCGGATCGTTCCGCCGGTGATGGCGGCGTTGCGCGCGTCCGGCCTGTTCCATATCACGGCGCCCCAGCGCGCGGGCGGCCCCGGACACAGGCTGACCACCCATATCGAGACCGTGGTCGAACTGGCCAAAGGCTGCGTCGGCACCGCCTGGGCCTATGGTCTTTTGTCGGGGATCACCGGGACCGCGCTCGCACTGCCGCCGACCATGACTGGGCGGCTGTTCCGAACCGGCGAGGAACTGTTTTGCAGCGCCTCCGCGCCTTCTGGCAAAGCGGTCGCGGTGCCGGGCGGCTATCGCGTTTCGGGGCGGTGGGGCTATGGATCGGGATGCCTGCATGCCGACTGGGCGCTGAACGGCGTCATGATCGATACGGATCGGGGCGCCGAACAGGCTCTGGCGTTTCTGGACCTGCGCGATGCGGCCTGTTCGATCGAGGACAACTGGCATGTCGCGGGCATGGCCGGCTCCGGCAGCAACATGATTGTCGCGCAGGATTTGTTCGTGCCGGAGGAACTGATCCTCTGGTCGTCGCGCAGGCCGCCCGCCGAGGCGATCCTGGCGATGGAGGGGCTGGAGCCGCGCGACCGCTGGCCAATGGAGCCGCTATTTCCCCTCGGCGTGCTCGCGCCGATGCTGGGCGCGGCGACGGCGCTGCTCGAAGGTGTGGTGCAGGCGATGCCCAAGCGGCAGGTGGTGGGCTGGACCTATGCCGGGCAGAGCGGTTCGGAGGCGTTGGTCGGCATGACCGGCCGCGCGGCGATGGAGATCGATTCGGCCTGGCTGCATGTGCGCCGGGCCGCCGGGATGCTGGACGAAACCGCGCAACGCCGCGTGCTCACGGGCTTTGACAAGGCGCAGCTCCAGGCCGATTGCGGCTATGCGATGGAATTGCTGCGCGCGGCGGGCAACCGGCTGATGGATGTCGCCGGGCCGGGCGCCTTCGCCCTTTCCAGCCCCTTGCAGCGGATGTGGCGCGACCTGAGCGTCGGCACCCGCCACAATGCACTGAACGGTCAGCTTTCGCTGGAGCTTTACGGCCGGGCGATCACGGGCCTTCCGTCCAATATCGCCCTGCTGCCCGACATCACGCCGGCCCCGGTCTGGGCGGAACCGAAATGA
- a CDS encoding TetR/AcrR family transcriptional regulator, translating into MTNAVPASPTVDPRTAAAAIRRARMRERLLDAVLDLYQPGQGSGSLVIDDVIRAADVSRGSFYKYFDSLDAAVNELGERMTADLIADFRRLFDDVTDPLVRAVGGAAMAMARGWHDPRWGGFTCRVDYVDYFARASMFDLLVRDALDAARNGGQMTFRSLDVAVDLIVGMTIEARRRLMLRSVEPRAYIDEMIERTFAGLRADPAAIEAASVRAWDVMIQAAPGLGWWRSGEGLG; encoded by the coding sequence ATGACCAACGCCGTGCCTGCTTCCCCCACTGTCGATCCGCGCACGGCGGCGGCGGCAATCAGGCGTGCACGGATGCGTGAGCGGTTGCTGGACGCCGTGCTCGACCTGTATCAGCCGGGGCAGGGCAGCGGCAGTCTGGTGATCGACGACGTGATCCGCGCCGCGGACGTGTCGCGCGGCAGTTTCTACAAATATTTCGACTCCCTTGACGCTGCGGTGAATGAACTGGGCGAGCGGATGACGGCGGACCTGATCGCCGATTTCCGCAGGCTGTTCGACGATGTGACGGACCCGCTGGTCCGGGCGGTCGGCGGCGCGGCCATGGCGATGGCGCGGGGATGGCATGATCCGCGCTGGGGCGGTTTTACCTGCCGCGTCGACTATGTCGATTATTTCGCGCGGGCGAGCATGTTCGACCTGCTGGTGCGCGACGCGCTGGATGCCGCGCGGAATGGCGGGCAGATGACGTTCCGGTCGCTCGACGTGGCGGTGGATCTGATCGTCGGCATGACGATCGAGGCGCGGCGGCGCCTGATGCTCCGATCGGTCGAGCCACGCGCCTATATTGACGAGATGATTGAACGCACCTTCGCCGGGCTTCGGGCGGACCCTGCCGCCATCGAAGCGGCAAGCGTGCGGGCATGGGATGTGATGATACAGGCCGCGCCCGGCCTTGGCTGGTGGCGAAGTGGGGAGGGGCTGGGCTGA
- a CDS encoding gamma carbonic anhydrase family protein, translating into MARSSSPADRMGSPAYIDPTVRIFGDVRLGDDCSLWPYAVVRSERAHVSIGRCASVQDHAMVHIGWDDPTIIGDYCTIGHGAVVHGCIIEPACLIGIGATIMERCVIGRGSIIAGHSFLPPDSVIPPHSLVMGTPGRVVRRIDKLRANIVDALLYRDNGRAYATGGHRIWENADMAKLGEEADAILAQDAAGWNDRGIAQSNAK; encoded by the coding sequence ATGGCAAGATCGTCATCACCCGCTGATCGCATGGGAAGCCCCGCTTATATCGACCCCACCGTCCGCATCTTCGGCGATGTGCGGCTGGGCGACGATTGCAGCCTCTGGCCCTATGCCGTCGTCCGTTCCGAACGAGCGCATGTATCGATCGGGCGCTGCGCCAGCGTGCAGGACCATGCGATGGTCCATATCGGATGGGATGATCCCACGATCATCGGCGACTATTGCACTATCGGTCATGGCGCAGTGGTCCATGGCTGCATCATCGAACCCGCCTGCCTGATCGGCATAGGCGCGACCATCATGGAACGGTGCGTCATAGGGCGCGGCTCGATCATTGCCGGACACAGCTTCCTGCCGCCCGACAGCGTGATCCCGCCGCATTCGCTCGTCATGGGTACGCCCGGCCGCGTGGTGCGCCGCATCGACAAGCTGCGCGCGAACATCGTCGACGCGCTGCTCTATCGGGACAATGGGCGCGCCTATGCCACAGGCGGCCATCGCATCTGGGAAAATGCCGACATGGCGAAGCTGGGTGAAGAGGCCGACGCAATCCTTGCGCAGGACGCTGCGGGCTGGAATGACCGGGGCATCGCCCAATCCAACGCAAAATAA
- a CDS encoding malonic semialdehyde reductase codes for MPDTPVLTEDAMLDLLFRDARTHNQWSDRPVTAETVRTLYDLAKWGPTTANSNPGRFVFLRSAAAKARLKPHLSAGNVDKVMQAPCTVIIAGDTRFYEFYGKLFPSRDMRSTFEGKDALIADTVARSSTLQGAYLIMAARALGLDCGPMSGFDQAGTDAEFFPDGRWKSNFLCNIGYGDPAGLYSRNPRLDFEEACLDL; via the coding sequence ATGCCCGACACGCCCGTCTTGACCGAAGATGCCATGCTGGACCTGCTGTTCCGCGACGCCCGCACCCATAATCAATGGAGCGACCGGCCCGTCACCGCTGAGACTGTCCGAACCCTTTACGACCTTGCCAAATGGGGACCGACGACCGCGAACAGCAACCCCGGCCGCTTCGTCTTCCTGCGCTCCGCCGCCGCCAAGGCTCGCCTGAAACCCCATCTGAGCGCGGGCAATGTCGACAAGGTGATGCAGGCGCCCTGCACCGTGATTATCGCGGGCGACACCCGATTTTACGAATTTTACGGCAAGCTTTTCCCGTCGCGTGACATGCGCAGCACGTTCGAGGGCAAGGACGCGCTGATCGCGGACACGGTGGCGCGTTCCTCGACGCTTCAGGGCGCTTATCTCATCATGGCGGCACGGGCGCTCGGGCTCGATTGCGGCCCGATGTCGGGCTTCGATCAGGCGGGCACCGACGCGGAATTTTTCCCGGACGGCCGGTGGAAAAGCAATTTCCTGTGCAATATCGGCTATGGCGATCCGGCAGGACTCTATTCCCGCAACCCCCGGCTTGATTTCGAAGAGGCCTGCCTCGACCTATGA
- a CDS encoding quinone oxidoreductase family protein, whose translation MRTALIDSDGGFALADHPEPAAQPGCRVIEVAAAGIGPTDLMRAKGFFGPVSAPYVPGGEGVGRLDDGRRVYFGHSRAPFGAIAERTLVAEEEIWPAPDGLSDDQLIALAISGTGSLIPLEEARIARGESVLILGATGPVGQIGAQVARLLGAGRVVAAARSRERLEAMQAAGHADAIALLGEGDDDAALKAVSQGGYDVVLDIIYGPPAEAAMRATRPGARMMSIGVQAGPTVTLSLRDLVFRSHIGVGTGQRPASERRAAYDRLIDMAMTQGLTVDTCRYAFADAADAWAAQAGSPHGKIVITR comes from the coding sequence ATGCGGACCGCCCTGATCGACAGCGATGGCGGCTTCGCGCTGGCCGATCATCCCGAGCCAGCCGCCCAGCCCGGCTGTCGCGTCATAGAGGTTGCGGCGGCCGGAATCGGCCCCACCGACCTCATGCGCGCGAAGGGCTTTTTCGGCCCCGTCAGCGCGCCCTATGTGCCGGGCGGCGAGGGTGTCGGGCGCCTGGATGACGGCAGGCGCGTCTATTTCGGCCATAGCAGAGCGCCCTTCGGTGCCATCGCGGAACGCACGCTCGTGGCCGAAGAGGAAATCTGGCCTGCCCCCGACGGCCTTTCGGACGACCAGTTGATCGCCCTCGCCATCTCCGGCACCGGCTCACTGATCCCGCTGGAAGAGGCGCGGATAGCCAGAGGCGAGTCCGTCCTCATTCTCGGCGCGACCGGCCCGGTCGGGCAGATCGGCGCGCAGGTCGCGCGGCTGCTGGGCGCGGGCCGCGTCGTGGCGGCGGCGCGCAGCCGCGAACGGCTGGAGGCCATGCAGGCCGCCGGTCATGCCGATGCGATCGCCCTATTGGGCGAAGGCGATGATGACGCAGCGCTGAAGGCGGTTTCGCAAGGCGGCTATGATGTCGTGCTCGACATCATCTACGGTCCGCCCGCCGAAGCGGCGATGCGCGCCACCCGGCCCGGCGCGCGCATGATGAGCATCGGCGTGCAGGCCGGGCCAACGGTCACGCTGTCCCTGCGCGATCTCGTCTTCCGCAGCCATATCGGCGTCGGCACCGGGCAACGGCCGGCCAGCGAGCGCCGCGCCGCCTATGACCGGCTGATCGACATGGCAATGACCCAGGGCCTGACCGTCGACACATGCCGCTATGCCTTTGCGGATGCGGCCGACGCGTGGGCGGCGCAGGCCGGCAGTCCCCATGGCAAGATCGTCATCACCCGCTGA
- a CDS encoding cytochrome P450 → MMFPEQPIPDHVPPELVSKDFPFIFGMTTAKDPFDDLAMQVHEGPDIIYAAHAYPGGTGAWVPRRMAHLREIYLDTDHFSSTDFSPFSKLVGGNWINSPAELDPPAHGPFRQMVNPAFTPKAMAALEDKIRHYAVEYIDAFALRGQCEFMSEFAFEFPIKVFMELMGLPHDRVSEFMEWEMNLLHNHDLSKIAEATRSVLAYLGGEIEDRRANPRNDLITFGVQGRIDGRALTDDELLGFMFNLFIGGLDTVSTNMGLQFRHLGSHAEDQAYLRSNPSEIPHAIDELMRAYGAVTTFRTCKKETEVAGIRFMPGDKVAMSTTLAGRDPAEFDAPAEVRLDRRPRHVGFGFGIHTCVGMHLARRELRIAMEEFLSRIPDFRIAPGHQVECHLGMIQPVALPLVWTPAS, encoded by the coding sequence ATGATGTTTCCGGAGCAGCCGATTCCCGATCATGTGCCGCCCGAGCTGGTGAGCAAGGATTTTCCCTTCATCTTCGGCATGACGACGGCAAAGGACCCGTTCGACGATCTGGCGATGCAGGTGCATGAGGGGCCTGACATCATCTATGCCGCCCACGCCTATCCCGGCGGAACCGGCGCCTGGGTGCCGCGGCGCATGGCGCATCTGCGCGAAATTTATCTCGACACCGATCATTTTTCCTCGACCGACTTTTCGCCTTTCTCCAAGCTGGTGGGGGGCAACTGGATCAATTCCCCAGCGGAGCTCGATCCGCCCGCCCATGGCCCCTTTCGCCAGATGGTCAATCCTGCCTTCACGCCCAAGGCGATGGCGGCGCTGGAAGACAAGATCCGGCACTATGCGGTGGAATATATCGACGCCTTCGCCCTACGCGGCCAGTGCGAATTCATGAGCGAATTCGCCTTTGAATTTCCGATCAAGGTGTTCATGGAACTGATGGGCCTGCCGCACGACCGGGTGAGCGAGTTCATGGAGTGGGAAATGAACCTGCTCCACAATCACGACCTGTCCAAGATTGCCGAGGCGACGCGCAGCGTGCTTGCCTATCTGGGTGGGGAGATAGAGGACAGGCGAGCCAACCCACGCAATGACCTCATCACCTTCGGTGTGCAGGGGCGGATCGATGGCCGGGCGCTGACCGACGATGAACTGCTGGGCTTCATGTTCAATCTGTTCATTGGCGGGCTGGATACGGTTTCGACCAATATGGGCCTGCAATTCCGGCATCTGGGCAGCCATGCGGAGGATCAGGCCTATCTGCGCTCCAATCCGTCGGAAATCCCGCACGCCATAGACGAGCTGATGCGGGCCTATGGTGCGGTCACCACCTTCAGAACATGCAAGAAGGAGACGGAAGTGGCGGGCATCCGCTTCATGCCCGGCGACAAGGTGGCGATGTCCACCACGCTCGCCGGCCGCGATCCGGCCGAGTTCGACGCGCCTGCCGAGGTCCGGCTCGACCGGCGGCCGCGTCATGTCGGTTTCGGTTTCGGCATCCATACCTGTGTGGGCATGCATCTGGCGCGGCGCGAGCTGCGGATCGCGATGGAGGAATTTCTCTCGCGCATTCCCGACTTCCGCATCGCACCCGGCCATCAGGTGGAATGCCATCTGGGGATGATCCAGCCGGTCGCACTGCCGCTGGTGTGGACGCCCGCAAGCTGA
- a CDS encoding GntR family transcriptional regulator gives MESQDIYSEPYWGLTPDWRDSAEPLQSPATRRQAVAAVLRSRIVSGAIPPGALLRETALAQDLNVSATPIREALGTLASEGLVEVETHRLKRATPIDPDVTRDLIRVQAELWRLGYGWGMPRIGAAEIVALERAIARYRAAVESGEYMAAVMASLDFHTIFIKASESRELLRSTLDRRGLIARFIFLHGIATLSESGLRHHEAILQAFLEGDRDGVLACLDRMAARLIALCDSEAVPGDDQDQHQKD, from the coding sequence ATGGAATCGCAGGACATATATTCCGAACCCTATTGGGGTTTGACCCCGGATTGGCGCGATTCGGCCGAGCCGTTACAGTCCCCGGCGACGCGGCGTCAGGCCGTGGCGGCCGTGCTGCGGTCAAGGATCGTGTCCGGCGCCATTCCGCCCGGCGCTCTGCTGCGGGAAACGGCGCTGGCGCAGGATCTGAATGTGAGCGCGACACCCATTCGGGAGGCGCTGGGCACGCTGGCCTCGGAGGGGCTGGTCGAGGTCGAAACGCACCGGCTGAAGCGGGCGACACCGATCGACCCTGACGTGACCCGGGACCTGATCCGCGTGCAGGCCGAACTGTGGCGGCTGGGTTATGGCTGGGGCATGCCCCGTATCGGCGCGGCGGAGATCGTAGCACTGGAGCGGGCGATCGCGCGCTATCGGGCGGCAGTGGAGAGCGGCGAATATATGGCCGCGGTCATGGCCAGCCTCGATTTCCATACCATTTTCATCAAGGCCTCGGAGAGCCGCGAACTGTTGCGCTCGACGCTGGACCGGCGCGGGCTGATCGCCCGCTTCATTTTCCTGCACGGCATTGCAACTCTGAGCGAAAGCGGTCTGCGCCACCATGAGGCAATATTGCAGGCGTTCCTGGAGGGTGATCGGGACGGCGTGCTGGCCTGCCTCGACCGGATGGCGGCGCGTCTGATCGCCCTATGTGATAGCGAAGCCGTGCCGGGCGACGATCAAGATCAACACCAAAAGGACTGA